One part of the Prochlorococcus marinus str. MIT 9313 genome encodes these proteins:
- a CDS encoding calcium-binding protein, which translates to MLVDGNYYKKGGSTEIELGGTAGGWWKFAEFDRIEITGDLELAGDLRVLAINYFQLSAGDSFVITRVDGDLDGQYDGLNEGDSVGSFESDNSGILELFITYKGGDGNDIELYTESVSGVLPESLREPRIIGSAADDSLTGTSADEVIFGGSGDDVLLGGGGDNQVTGGNGDDRLYGGFGDDILKGDRGADTYRLSRGNDVIIAFSLAENDRISVADGVDLSFKQVGDDLLITADGIHTTLKDVDKGEFLAADVIDFI; encoded by the coding sequence ATGTTGGTTGATGGCAACTATTACAAGAAAGGTGGCTCTACAGAAATAGAACTAGGAGGTACAGCCGGTGGATGGTGGAAATTTGCAGAATTCGATCGGATTGAGATTACTGGCGATCTAGAACTTGCCGGGGATTTACGTGTCTTAGCGATCAATTATTTCCAGCTTTCTGCTGGTGATTCATTTGTAATTACTAGAGTTGATGGAGATCTCGATGGTCAATATGATGGTCTCAATGAGGGAGATTCAGTCGGGAGTTTTGAAAGTGATAACAGTGGCATCCTTGAGCTCTTCATTACCTACAAAGGTGGTGATGGCAATGATATTGAGCTGTATACGGAATCAGTCTCTGGTGTTCTTCCTGAGAGCTTGCGTGAGCCAAGAATCATTGGTTCTGCTGCTGATGATTCCTTAACTGGAACCTCTGCAGATGAAGTGATCTTTGGTGGTAGTGGTGATGATGTTTTGCTAGGAGGCGGTGGAGATAATCAAGTTACTGGAGGAAATGGCGATGATCGGCTATATGGTGGTTTCGGTGATGACATTCTCAAAGGTGATCGAGGCGCTGATACCTACAGGCTGAGTCGTGGTAATGATGTGATCATCGCCTTTTCACTCGCTGAAAACGATCGCATCTCTGTAGCAGATGGAGTGGACCTTTCCTTTAAGCAAGTTGGTGATGATCTATTGATCACAGCAGATGGCATTCACACCACCTTGAAGGATGTTGATAAGGGTGAGTTTCTCGCCGCTGATGTGATTGACTTTATCTAG